From the genome of Arthrobacter sp. ERGS1:01:
AGTTGGCGTTGCCGGGGGTCGGGGCTGACACGGCCGTCGAGGAGACGATCGCGAGCCGCCCGGCGGGAGAGGCGGCAATGTCGGCATAAAACGCCCGGCTGGTGTTGCGCAGGGTGGTCAGCACCGAAGTGTGCAGGAAGTCCCAGTCGGCGTCCGACTGTGCTGCCAGGTCCTTGCCGCCGCGCCAGCCGCCCACCAGGTGGATGAGGCCGTCAACGGGGCCAAAGTCGCGGTGCACGGAGTCCGCCAAGGCGGCGACGGCGTCGGGATCGGCGAGGTCGCACACCAGGGGGGTTGCCCCGGTGGGCGCCGCCGCGGCCTGGATCCGGCCGGCGTCGGAGCCCACGGTGAGCACGCGCTGGCCGGCCTGCACCAGTGCGGCGGCCACGGCGACGCCGGCGGCACTGCTGCCGCCGGCTATCAGGACCAGGGGTGCGGAGGACAAGGAGGTGGAGGTCATGGACTCCAAGGTACTCCTCTTACGCTTCGCTGGCGCCGGTGATTCCGGAGGTTGAATCTATGACGCCCTGCATCTTCTTGGAGAGGGCTTCGTAGAACATGGACAGCGGGAATTCGTCGTCCATGACCTGGTCGGTCATCTCGCGCAGCGGCGCCGTGAGCGGCAGGGCGTCCGGGCCCTTGGCCCAGGTGGAGGCCGGGTTGGGAGTCAGGGTGCCGGAGACCAGCTCGTAGGCGGCCAGCCAGTGTGCCAGCTTGGGCCGGTCGATCGAGCGCCAGTACAGGTCCTCGATGGCGTGGCCCAGGGC
Proteins encoded in this window:
- a CDS encoding SDR family NAD(P)-dependent oxidoreductase; the protein is MTSTSLSSAPLVLIAGGSSAAGVAVAAALVQAGQRVLTVGSDAGRIQAAAAPTGATPLVCDLADPDAVAALADSVHRDFGPVDGLIHLVGGWRGGKDLAAQSDADWDFLHTSVLTTLRNTSRAFYADIAASPAGRLAIVSSTAVSAPTPGNANYVAVKAAAEAWVQAIAAGLASAAGGETGPAAVVLAVKALVDPAMRAASPERSFPGFTDVADLGHTVVGLFSTPASALNGSRIVLS